In Psychrobacter ciconiae, the following are encoded in one genomic region:
- the dut gene encoding dUTP diphosphatase produces the protein MKAVQVKVLNPKLLDHKDMLPTRATDGSAGIDLRACIDAPITIKAGSTQLIGTGLAVYIADPNFAGMILPRSGLGHKHGIVLGNLVGLIDADYQGELLVSIWNRSNSDFELQPFERMAQYIVVPVARPDFTIVDDFSIESARGAGGFGHSGRQ, from the coding sequence ATGAAAGCTGTTCAAGTCAAAGTATTAAACCCAAAACTGCTCGACCATAAAGACATGCTGCCAACGCGCGCCACTGACGGCTCGGCAGGCATTGATTTGCGCGCCTGTATCGATGCGCCGATAACCATTAAAGCGGGAAGCACGCAGCTGATTGGCACCGGTCTTGCCGTTTATATCGCCGACCCCAATTTTGCCGGAATGATTTTACCGCGCTCAGGGCTTGGTCATAAGCATGGCATCGTCCTTGGCAATTTGGTTGGGCTGATTGACGCTGATTATCAAGGTGAACTTTTGGTGAGTATTTGGAACCGTAGCAACAGCGACTTTGAGTTGCAGCCGTTTGAGCGCATGGCGCAATATATCGTCGTGCCAGTTGCTAGACCTGACTTTACCATTGTTGATGACTTTAGTATTGAGAGCGCTCGCGGTGCCGGCGGCTTTGGGCATTCAGGGCGACAATAG
- a CDS encoding phosphohexomutase domain-containing protein, translating to MTQFCDQRSLFRAYDVRGHHAYFSDDFIQALGVAFAKLFAESNFDGQIIVIGFDVRLKSDDIAENLASVLAAFGFKVKVLGLVTTPMMAFWAQQFDGHGIMVTASHSDKDTLGIKWIIENNSASEADIAALFHRLAAPQTLTSNPKNIAYLPAQEVANRYIDAIAQVFAKLYPTSNLKLPFTIVIDCMNGATSAIAKALFSRFCQRVILINDTPDGRFPQGNPDPTEPNRLAELQQSLIVLEADLGLAFDGDGDRLMIVDNRGKVVAPDHLLYLLASAAISFQQSPNAKQILFDIKCSHHLPKLLKNLGATPVMTRTGSSILRQELDARQDSALFAGELSGHFIFNDGLFIRYDDAIYASLRLLFWLDNQSQLAYQSQLAAPKQSFQLTDNWGEPKSQNRYQLTDITQALPLMVSTADHYLPLGATAHQQPLACSIVSHLALLCQQLQAIAANLDANASVIQLCDCDDCPKINISKSQAQQLLPKGTVLNCIDGVRLDFASGFGVLRKSNTSHSLTVRFAGDSVADLLEIRSRFVALCQWFDADLAQKIAGLLPEC from the coding sequence ATGACTCAATTTTGCGACCAGCGCTCCTTATTTCGCGCCTATGACGTTCGCGGTCACCATGCGTATTTTAGCGATGACTTTATCCAAGCGTTGGGCGTGGCTTTTGCCAAACTGTTTGCCGAGTCAAACTTTGATGGTCAAATCATCGTTATTGGCTTTGATGTTCGGCTAAAAAGTGATGACATTGCTGAAAACTTAGCAAGTGTCTTAGCCGCTTTTGGATTTAAAGTTAAAGTCTTGGGACTTGTGACTACGCCGATGATGGCATTTTGGGCGCAGCAGTTTGACGGTCATGGCATTATGGTGACCGCAAGCCATTCAGACAAAGACACCCTTGGTATTAAGTGGATTATTGAAAATAATTCCGCCAGTGAAGCCGATATCGCTGCACTTTTTCACCGCTTAGCCGCACCGCAAACGCTGACGTCAAACCCCAAGAATATTGCTTACTTGCCTGCTCAGGAAGTGGCAAACCGTTATATTGACGCCATCGCCCAAGTTTTTGCCAAGCTTTATCCAACATCAAATTTAAAACTGCCCTTTACTATCGTCATCGATTGCATGAATGGCGCGACAAGTGCCATTGCAAAGGCACTGTTTTCACGATTTTGTCAGCGGGTGATTTTGATTAATGACACCCCTGACGGCAGATTTCCGCAAGGCAACCCTGACCCCACCGAGCCGAACCGCTTAGCAGAGCTTCAGCAGTCGCTCATTGTGCTTGAAGCCGATTTAGGACTTGCCTTTGATGGCGATGGCGACCGCCTCATGATCGTGGACAATCGCGGCAAAGTCGTGGCGCCCGACCATCTGCTATATTTGCTGGCAAGCGCGGCGATATCTTTCCAGCAATCCCCTAACGCCAAACAAATTTTATTTGATATTAAATGCTCGCATCATTTGCCAAAACTGCTTAAAAATTTGGGGGCAACTCCTGTCATGACCCGAACCGGAAGCAGTATTTTGCGCCAAGAGCTTGACGCGCGCCAAGATAGCGCCCTGTTTGCAGGCGAGCTGTCGGGGCATTTTATTTTTAATGACGGCTTATTTATCCGTTATGATGACGCCATTTATGCAAGTTTACGGCTGCTATTTTGGCTAGATAATCAAAGCCAGCTCGCTTATCAAAGCCAACTAGCTGCCCCAAAACAATCATTTCAATTGACGGACAATTGGGGCGAACCAAAATCACAAAACCGCTATCAATTAACCGACATTACCCAAGCGCTACCGTTAATGGTCAGCACTGCCGACCATTATTTGCCACTTGGCGCAACCGCTCACCAACAGCCGCTTGCCTGCTCAATCGTGAGCCATTTGGCGTTACTTTGCCAACAGTTACAAGCCATTGCTGCAAACCTTGATGCGAATGCAAGCGTCATTCAGCTTTGTGATTGCGACGATTGCCCCAAAATCAATATTTCAAAGTCACAAGCGCAGCAACTTTTGCCAAAAGGCACGGTATTAAACTGCATTGATGGCGTTCGCCTTGACTTTGCAAGTGGCTTTGGCGTGCTTCGCAAATCCAACACCAGTCACAGTTTAACCGTTCGCTTTGCCGGTGATAGCGTGGCAGATTTACTTGAAATCCGCTCGCGATTTGTGGCGCTTTGCCAGTGGTTTGATGCCGATTTGGCACAAAAAATTGCAGGGCTTTTGCCCGAATGCTAA